The nucleotide sequence ggaggggaaagactcCTTCAAGTacttcctcttctggttcagGTACCTCTTATGCACATTCACTGCCGCTTGCACCCCCACTGGCCACTCCAGCAGCTGAAGAGAAACcgtctgcacctgctggagtcaTCTGTGGAATAATTCTCAGCCAGTTTTCTTCACCACATGGATGAAATAGCATGGGCTGTACTGCTGGCCTGGGGTGTAAGGCTTGAAGTCCCCCAAGACACTGTGTTCACATGGGCACTGGAAGGCGTTTTTCAGCAGTTCTGTGAAAGGCTCCAGGCGATGGGGGTAGTAGGAGAGGCGGAACTGGCTGGTGAGACATACACAAAAGAAACGTTAGCATCTGTCTGCTCGGCAGCTTCCCCCAGAAATCTTACTTGTGTATACATGTAGCAGGTGCACTACCCATCCAGCATCCTCTTGCTTTCTGGTTCCTAAATCTCCCGCTACAGATCTTGGCTGCCACACTTATTCTCTGTGCTGTTTCATCACCAACCCTGAAGCGACTGCAGTAGTGAGCCGTGAAGCCCATTTTATCCCTTTCAGTGATAAGGTATTGCAGTGGGGTGATGGCTTAACCTGGAGAATCAGCGCTCCTTTACTTTTTAAGCTGCAGATAGGGCGAAGTCTCCAGCCCAGAGGCCAAACTCACCATCCAGGCCACACCAATCACTAGCCTTGCTCCACACCTTTccaagttacagtggtgcctcgcaagacgaaaataatccgttccgcgagtctcttcgtctagcggttttttcgtcttgcgaagcaaccctattagcgcgtttagcggcttagcggctattaaaggctttgcggcttagcggctaaaaggctattagcggcttagaaaaagggggggagcgaaaaaaatcgcaagactcgcaagccgtttttgtcttgcgaagcaagcccatagggaaattcgtcttgcgaagcagctcaaaaacggaaaaccctttcatctagcgggtttttcgtcttgcgaggcatttgtcttgcggggcaccactgtattttgcctTGCTGAAATACCTTTCTCTTGCTTGCCAGGATGGAAAGAAACTTAACTTTTGcagcccactgtacaaaggtagaagcCACATTTCttgctttgcctctggccccaccaccACTTAGGCTGAAGAAAGTATGATTTATTGCtaaaaataaaacatgcaaaGATCTCTGCATCCTCCCTAAGCTGGATAAGCTgtactctaggtaaaggtaaaggtaaagggacccctgaccattagggtccagtcgcggatgactctggggttgtggcgctcatctcgctttattggccgagggagccggcgtacagcttccgagtcatgtggccagcattgctAAGcagtttctggcgaaccagagcagcgcacggaaacaccgtttagcttcccgccagagcggtacctatttatctacttccactgtgtgctttcgaactgctaggttagcaggagcagggactgaacaatgggagctcaccccatcgcagggattcgaaccaccaaccttctgattggcaagccctaggctctgtggtttaacccacagcaccacccgcgtcccatcaagcTGTACTCTAGCCATGCATATTTGTTGGAACACACGGTATTGCTTTTCCTACGCAAACATCCTTTTCTTAACAGAATGTGATTGGGTTTCACCTTTGAATAGGAATGTGAAGGGTTAAACTAGAGGCAGAGGTGCACATGCAGGCATGTTAAACCAGAGGTGAGGGACAGACGCATGTGTGGTTGGCACAAAGGGGTGAAGGCATTCGAAGCACACTTAATGGAACACTTAGAAACCCTCCTTGTTAGTCAGGAACTGTGACATCTCACAATTTCCAGCCACAGGGACAGTTGTAGATGGAACAAGTCTTAGAAGCTCTTTCATACTTTTGAGCTAATTGCGGAAATAGCTGAAGAGGTGCTGGTGTGCCTTGGGGTATTGCTCAATTTAAGCCGCCATGTGTTCAGGTAAGTGCCTGGATGGGGCTGTAATCTCCAGTGATTCCATCTTTCAGAGCCAATAAAAAGGAAGAGAATCTTGTTGGCTGGGAGCTGTTTTTTCAACAAGGCTGGATATGGCATGGGTATCTTCTAGTTATAGCCCATTTAAAGAATATCTTGCCTTTTCAGGTAACACCCTCACAAGGCAACATGCAACAATTAATAAATGCAATatatcaaacaataaaacattaaacaaaaccaACTGACTTGCCTAAAACATGAAGCCAGCCAGCAAGTAAAAGCAGAGTTTAAAGTGTATGAAAAGCCACCAGTGAGCAGGGCATAAACACCTAGGGGAAGGAAGCTGTGGGGCCACCATTGAAAAGGCCCTGATTCTGATATCTGCCAATCTGATGGTTCTTAGTAGCAGGCCCCAAGAGCAGATCAGCCCTGGCTGATCTGGATCCAGACATCTGTTAGCTCCCACCCAGCCTTACCAAATAGTTGGATGCTCCCACATTTGCTATCAGGCTGAAGTATCTGGATAGCATATGAGGTCTGAACAAAACATACCTTAGTCCCGGGCTTCCATCATTCCCCTCGGGTGGCACCTGCACTGTATAGTCCAGCGTCACCATGTTCGGTTTGTTGTTCACAAGAAGCACAGATGTAGTGATGTCCTTGGTTAAGTCACTCTAGGACAGAGGtgtggggaaagagaaaaaataaactTCTGGTTTTCATTCCCTTCCTCGCTTGGTGCATTCTTGACTAGTTCCTTGTGATTAGCCCAACGCAATCCTAGTCCAGGCTATGCAATTGACACATCTTCCCCATAAAACTCCTCCCTTCTCTCTGTTGGTGATAcagataaaaaaaatacacatagGAGCTATTCCTATTCTAATTACGAACCCAGGACAGGTGCCGGTCCAAATGCTAGCTCAAACATCCAGAGAACTTCATATTGTCTTTATGAGACTACACCATCTCAGAATGCAGGTGCAATATCTTGTGTCTCCTCCACCTGTAAAATTCACTGTGTGTGCTAACCTAGGCCATTTGGGAAATTACTATGCTAGATGCGTTTTCCTCGATGCACTTCCTTTGCCCCTGAATTGTCTCTTTTGGGCATGGAGCTGCATTCAAGGTGGGGTGTACAATGCAGAATGGTACCATGTTCTCTGTCTGAATTGATTGCTGGAAGCATGAAAGTTGGAGAAATGTGTTTCCTTTATTAAAAGGTCTACCATCACTACTACAAAGCTTTGGCAAAAGACCTATTTCTAGGAAGTACCTTGTAGTAAATGTTCTTCCCAGGAGGGGCACAGCCTGTTTCCAGGATGTAGTCATAATTACGGTGGTCAATGACAAGGATGCCACCTGGACGCACCATACTGGCAATGTTCTTCAGAGCCTGTTTATGGGCAGCTTGGTCACCTAGGAAAAGAGACAACTACGAATTAAATTCCTTACTGCAGCTAGAGAGAAATTCTTCACATATGCATTAAACCTAAGAGGCCTGGTCATATATTTTCTTCACCCTCAAAACTAGGACTATGTTGATTCTGGGTTTTGAGAGCCTCATATAAACCCAGCATTTGAGATCTACCAATGCTGCCCTGCTAAATGTTCCATCTTTTCTGTAGTGTAGACTAGCCTCGAGAAGAAGCatggccttttctgtggcagccccaaaACAGTATTGGCTTTCTTTATTCAACCTTCCTTTTCAGAAGGCAGGTTAatatcttcctttctttttgctcTGCCATCATAGTTGGCTGttttgtttcctgctgctgctgcttcttccagtTTTCCCTCTAGCTTTTGTTTTAGTGATCAAAAAGAACATTAAAATCAATATgcacactgctttttaaaaatgaaaagcagtgCTGATATTTTAAGTTTACAAACACGTTTACAGTAGGTTGCAGGAGACCCTATTGTCCCAAAAAAACAATTACCTGCAAGTTTCTGTGGTAAAAAATGACTCTGCAAAGTAGATGGGCTATACTGCTGCTTTTGACAAATTCTAAGCCCCAGCACAACATAGCTGGGCATGAAAGCAGACCTGGAAGGGTCAGTTCAGAGGAACTGGAGAGGAGGTGTGGCCAGCTCTCTTCCTGCCTTGCAATATGCAGCTGATGCAATTAACCTCACGAAGCATGGCGAGAGCTGGGATTATCTTACAGGTCAGCCACAGTGTGTATTTGTACGGACAGGTACATGAGGTGAGAGATAATTGCTGTGGATTCTGGTTGCTCAAGTTAGCCTTAGAAAAAGGTTATCACGATAATTGGACATTAAACAGGAGATGATGCAGCTACGGAAGGAAGTGATCGACATATGTTTGCAATAGGagcgggaaacctgattttaagaaattgtattaaataatTTGgcttgatttgtaataatttggaaaattaataagaataatttgaagaaaaaagaaaaaggttatcACCAAGGAGCAAGgtgataaaaagcaatggggTTTTGGATAAGGCCTGCAGTCTAACCTGCAACTTATCTTACTTTTCCTGGTTTTATTTCCAGTTATATTCCTGGCGACCACCTAAATGCCTCCCACTTTAACAGACTTttatccaccaccacccctttgtCGCTTCTTATGCCTGCAACTCCCTAGCCCTGTGTGGTGAAACTTCTCTTTCTTCAAATCCTCCGAAAGACAGATATGAAGCTTTGGGTTTACCCAAGGCATCCTTACCTCAAAACAAATGAAATCTAAGGATGTGTACCTGCATTCGCTCATTACCATTCCCTCCTACCCAGGCTTATTGCCCCATTGTCAAAAACAGATTGCAACCTTAGGGCagaaaaccttttctctctctctagcgCCATAGAtagtgctatataaataataaaattttatgccTCCTTCATGGCTGGCATGCAGCAAACAACTCCCTCTGTCTGATCTCTTAGAGCTGTTGCAAGGGATCTTGCAAGTTATAAATCTTAAGTAAATGTGCAATTTATTGGCACAGACACACTTCTTCACTGGTCTAGATCagatgtatgtatatgtgtgagaTTCCTTAACTGGGGGTTGGGGGCATCTGCAGCCCTCCACATCTAGTTGGACTTCCActttccatcagcctcagtcagcatagccaatggtcagggatgaataaaagtgtagtccagcaacacttgggtggtcacaggctccccacccgTACTCCAACCAATCTGAGGTGTATTGGGTCCTTGCTCAAATGTCAACTTCCTTTCACACATAAAAAGGAGTCCTATGGCATCTCAAGCACTTTATAAGGGATGCCCCTCTGGAAACTGAGACTGTGTTGTTTTCCTTCTTGGTGCTTTCCTTCTTGGTgccattaaattttctgttttacaatttaaagtactcatttttacaccCTCAAGATATCAATgacctcccttctctttccatggttcatttcacaTATAAATCCCTGCATGTACTACAAAAACAATACCAGTATTCAATTATTacacccatcaaaacttatttacactgttggatttatcttaatgttgccaacattttcagctgcaaagagttatttcccatatattcaataaacgttttccaattttctctaaaagtatgttcttcttgttctcttattctatacgttaagtctgcaagctgcgcatattctgtcagcttaagttgccatccTTCATTGgatgggacctcgctcgttttccatttgggggctaacaaaacacaggccgcaatagtggcatacataaatagccttttttgacacctgggaatttcagtctgaattatccccaacacaAAGGACtctgggtggtttttttgggaggaagtacttttaaacatttttttcaattcattatggatcactTCCCAATCGCCCGCCATCTTTCTTAACTATGGGTAGCCTGAGAAAAGGGCTCTGAAGGAAAGTATGCAaaaagagcctggtggatcaggccaatggcccatccagtccagcatcgtgttctcacagtggccacccagaagcctgtggggaacccaaggaccagagcacaagagccctctcccctcctgcggtttccagaaaccAGTATACAGAAGCATTAGTGCTTCTGACTATCGAAGGACAGCATAGCCATCATTGCTAGAAGACACAGTCACTCAACCCTTTCTATAGCGCTGGACAATGCTTACTGACCCCAGGGAAATGTAACCAACCTTGCAACACTCACCTTTAAAATCTGGGAGGTGTGCAAAAGAGTTCCCTAAACAGATGACCGCGTCAAAGCCCTTGCCAGGCTTCTCTAGGTCCTCTGACAGGGTGAGCCAGTTCGCCTCCTCGATGACTGTGGAACAAAAAAAAAGTGCATCGAACACATGGAGGAGAGTTCTACTTTCTCTAACCAACCCTCTGCCTCCTCACATTTTCTGCAGCTGGAGGATTTTACGTTCCTCGTGCAGAAGGACAGTGAAAAGTGCCACCTTAAAGGAAAAAGGCACTTAGTTGGGAAGCCTCTTATCTGTTACGAAATACGATGTGCTAAGCATGAAAATAATCCCCAGGTTTCTCTCTCCCTGCAATTTGCTGCTGAGACTCTTTGAAAGTGCGATTAAGGCAGTTaatcaaactacaactcccatcacccctagctagcagaccagtggtcagggacaatgggagttgtagtccaacaagtttgagaaacactgtattatggtgggggggggttggcatAGGCATTAACAGCCAAGGATGGAAACTTCCAGCTTTCTCCATCTTGCTGTGGCTATATGAGGTTTGCTGGATCAGGAAGGCAGAGTATGGAGTCTTTGTGCTGGGAATTGTGTTGAGAAACAAACCCACAAGCAGGTCTTGCACGCAAccgcactctccccacttgcaattcccagctgcAAGTGATCTTCCAGCTTTTCCTGTGTGGCATTCAGATCCTCCCATAGGCTCATAGCACCTACTTTGATGTTTCAGCATTTAACCAATTTGTACATGCTTTCATTTGCTGCTGTGGTCATAAACAAAATTactaaattaaattaaagccAAAGCTCGTCTTTCCCCAGGTGCTAATATCACTTTGCTTTCTACAAGCACAGTAGCCAGAACCCAGTGGCTGGGTTACCAATGTCTCCATTCTGTTCTGATGACAGGGCCGCTTTGCATCAGCTGGCAATACCCCAAAATGATGCAACCTGCAGATGCCATTTAGCCCCAGGTCAATCTGAGTGCAGGAAGGAACCTGAAAGCCAGCATCACCTCTAATTAAAAAGAAGATGCATTGAAAACTGAGTTGGGCACTTGTGACCAGCAGGCAAAAGGAAAGGAGTCAGACAACGACATTTCTCTATAGGAAATCTGACAAAagtggtttaaagactgtctcaaggcaaatctaaataaagtagtataaacactgacaactgggaaacactggcctgcgagtgctccagttggagaacagcctttaccaaaagtgtcatgggctttgaagacactcgaactcaggacaaaagggagaaacgtgctaagaggaaggcacacttggcaaatctacaccgtgatcaactcccgcctggaaaccaatgttcccactgtggaagttcgtgtggatccagaattggcctccagtcacttacggacttattgttaaaaccgtgtttatggaagacaatcttactcggctatgagtgatcgccaaagaagaagaagataggaaATTTGATTTTAACAGAATTCTGAAGATCACCGACTAGGCTGTTTCAAATCTGTTGTTTCCATGCAAATGCAGAAAAGGCACTAGCTGTAGAACTCAGCAACTCCAGGTTTTaataatcaaaaagaaaaaaaatgaagttcTTAGCCCTTGCAGCTcagataattgttgttgtttaaaatctccaaaatttggagaaatctcTGAAGATGGAGTTCAGTAAGAATTCCATTGGCACTAAAGCACAGCTTCAGTGCCCTGTATAGCGCATTGCCATGCAGATCACGGGCCCAAAACAAATTATGGGAACATGCACTATTTGTGTAACTTCCAGCTTGCCAAATTTTGCTTATTTCAGTACAGAATTTATTATTAGTGGTAGTTGTTTACACTTACAGTCCTAATCAGAGAGAGAGCATGGACAATTTGAGACGCTTGTACATGTGAGCACCAAGGTTGAAGTAAATGAATTTGATACAAGAGTCAAACTCTTTTCTTAAGCATCAAGGCAATACTTCTTTGTGAATCGGGTGCTATTTATTCCCCTCTCCCTATATCGTAAATCACACAAAGACCCGACGGTGTTTACATTTCACTGATCGGGTTTCAAAAGGCAGAGATATTTTTCAACCCTGTTTTTCTTtctagtgcacatataattacaCGATAATGTGAAGTCAGGAGGGGCATCAAACTTATTTCAGGCCAAAGATGGGGCTGAGATGAGCGTCTCCTTGCGCCCTTTGCAGGTAAACAAGCCAGGCAGAGACACAAACAAACACCCAACCACACCAAGTTTAGTCCTGGAAAAGGGATGTGTCAACAAGGAGCTCATTACAGCATTGACATTCTGCCAGTTGCTTCAGCAGCACTGATCATATTTCGGCCTGTATACATAAACTTGCTTGCTAACAAATGCAAGCGGAACTTTCAAGAGATGCTCAAACCCCAATTATTTGAAGTGTTCAAAATTTGACTCCTCAGCTACCCAGGGCAAGAGCAACTGGAGATGTTACTGCCTTGGGCCACAATTCTGATTTACATGTTTTGCATCCTTAGCAAGAAGCTTACAGATAATTAAGACTTAAGTGCAGCagcaagccttttttttttttgcctgtacAAAATTAGCAAACCACAAGCAATTactaaaaaaaatacagcagtgTTTATAGCAAAACCGGGGCTTATTGTATGATGCAATAAGCAACTAAAGTTTCAGAAGCTCTATCCTTTTAAGCCGCCAAGGCAAATTTTAATAAATGGGATTGAGATTTAAAGGTACACATGTTCACTCTGAGGTGATATTTCTTTTCCTGGTGTGTTACTGCAGAAAATACGCCACTTGTTACAgccttttattacatttctatctcaCTTTTATTAAGGTTATTAATAAGGGCATTATTAATCAAATTGCTACCATGCCTTTCCTCCTAAACCTGTGCCAGTCCACATGGAACATACCCGAGAAACCATCTATCAATCGGTTTTAGTGGCAAAGCAAATATGTTTACATGTAATGAAGCAGATGGTAAatcagctatttttaaaaatttaaatattttttaaaatatttggtcAGTTGCTTGTCTTCGCCAGCGATGACAAGATTTTATTTTGTATGCTCCTCTCCTCGTGCTCTGGGGCCCTGTGAGTTAGGGGCAGCTGTGGCCCTTTTTTGCTGGTGGtgaccaccctgtggaacaccctgccacaaGGTGTCAGGCCTCGTCACTGTTCTGTTCTACACAGCTGCTAAAAATGTGGCTGTCAAAAATTATTACACACAGAATGCACACAACACAAAAAGACTTTCAGGTGGTTATTTTTCAGCTCTACTATTATAGGTGTATTAGGATGTTTTCATTCTGATAGCTGCTTGGGAACTTTGCAATTGGGGTACTGTACTGCTATTTTGCGTTAACATTTTGATCTAATGACAGGCTGGAATGGGGAATGATAGATACGTCAACACTGCAGCGATGCTTGGTTTTGTCAGTCGCCTTGAGCTTCTTTTGAAAAGTAGGCGGGATGCaagatttttaataaaaatagatACCCCAATGGTCGAAAGCGTCCTCTTTTCGGCGGTTCCATCTCTCCTTCAGGGCATATTTGAGCATCTTGTCACTGGCATCCACGCTAGTGACCCTGAATCCTTCCTCAACAAGCATGATGGAGTCCACGCTGCATGAGATAAAAGTGTTCGGGTATTTGGATTAAGTAAACTCAATGCAGTTCCCTGCATTGCTATTCAGTAGTGAGAGCAGATCATAAAACCACAGAGTTgtaggaagggaccacaagggtcatttagctcaacccactgcaatgctgtAGGAATCTTTGTCCCAACCtgagactcgaacccatggccctgagattttaagtgtctcatgctctaccaactgtgcCCCTACATCCGTGCTTGGTATTCACAGTGGGGAGGAGTCCCAGTCAGATGAGAAATGATCACTCCAGAAAACTTAAAATTACTGAAAAGAATAGCTTTCATTTTTAAGCCTGCCTGGTCAAATGATCACAGGAGGTTAAGATGTGTTTAAATTCCCCACTGGTTGAGATATGGGTGGCAAGGCCTGCCTTTTAAACAACGGAAGGGGAAAGccagaaagaaaaggaggaaaggcgATTGTACACTGGAACCTCTACTTATggacataatccattccagaggtccgtccgCTGGTCGAAAAGGGATGCTAGAAGAGGCGTCTTGTGCGTGTGCGCATTCGGCAGTagtgcgcttctgcgcatgcacaggcgGCAGCAGCCGCTTCTGCGCACACGTAGATGGCAGAAGCCGCTTCCACACATGCGTGAATCGCGGCAAACCcagtgtttacttccaggtttgccgtggaCGCAACTTGGAATGTCCACGAGATGAGGGGTATGTAagtcaaggttccactgtactgtaaactgccctgtgatcctcaaatggagagcggtatacaaatttactaagtaaataaataaaggaagcttactaagtaaataaataaataaagctgagcAAGGAACATGGGAGCACAGAgacaggcagggccggatttagattaaGAGAGGCCCtgggctactccacttgtgaggcccccccaatccccccccccacgactagaagaaaatggaagagtgttataaacaaaattgagtgaagcaaaggatgatgatgggtatttaaaattctgcaattcaaaatttctcctctaaaggacgtCAGAAAACTTCATCAAAATTTGTTTTAAGTTTGTCACTTTCAATGTACAGAATGCTCAGTGAGCACAATCGTGgcccttaattcatttttaattcttttgagtcTTGAAAAACAGCTCTCTCCCAAGCCGTTAGTGACCATGAAGCTAAGAAATAGCTGCAAGATTGCTTCCACATTAGGAAAGGCCATCTGAAATTTTTTCCCTTGTATATAATTTGATAGAGGTCTGTATGAGACAGAGAGTGCTCTGCTGTAAGCCTATGGCTTTATCTCATGTACAGGTGAAAGTGCAAAGTTAAATAAGTTTCAGGTCAATATCTTCTGGGTATGCTTCCATCAACAGTTCAACACCTTGCTGAATTTCTTGCTTAGATGCTATCAGAATAGCAAGAATGGAAAACAATTGTGCAACATCACTGTACACAGTACATTTAATATAGGAATAAAGGATTTTATCCTAAACTTACCTCTTGAAGAAAGTGCATCtaaggccctaggcttcagcctacttagcctatacataaatccccACTGACAGGGTGTCATATTCCTAAGCGGGAGGGGGCGCCTCTCCCACAACAAAGCGAGGGGGAGTTTCCTTTCACTTAAAGCACACGCGATGCGTTTGAAGCGCAcgccttcaaagaatcctgggaagtggtGGTTTGTTAGagggcgctgggaattgtagttcccaggattcttgggtgcGGGGTGtggagccatgtgctttcaatgggggggggggagaggtcctGATCCTGCGTGGATCCGGATTAGACCACCCTGAGAGACAAACCCCCCCTGGAGAGAAGGGAGCCCAAGCCTTCAAGCTGGGTCATGATCCAGCaccgcctcctcctgctgctgccgtgtgaCTCACCCGGTGCCGCAGGCCACGTCGAGCACCGTGTTGCAGCGCTGGGCGCGCAGCAGCGACACCAGCCAGTTCTTGTACTCGGCGGTGCGGCTCCGCGTGTCGCCGATGTAGAGCTGCCAGACCCGCGCCGCGCGGCCGTCGGCGTACTGGTCCGGCAGCCCCTCGGCCGCCACGCCCAGAGAGCGGGTCCGGTAGATGCTGTCCACCATGGCGAGCGCACAGAGGCTCCTGCGGGCGCCCACGGACGGAAGGAGAGCGCGCAGATCCACGAGCGCGCGcctggctgctgctggtggtggttctGCTGCTCCTCCAGCCGCGTCTGGGCAGCTGCGCGCAACAACAAGCCCCGGCAGCCAGCCCAGCAGGGGCAGCCCCGGCACCGCCCCTTCGACCCTGCAGCTCGCCAATCAAAGGGCGCAGCGCCGGGCACACCCCCTGCCGGGCCccgcccctctcctcctccccctcttgcGTGTGCGCCGCCCCCAGTCTACTGTTTCCAAGCCGGAGGGCGTCAGCTCAGCGGCTCGTGTTGCTTTGTCACCTGCGCCCTTTGCGCACCTGCTCGAGGAAGCCCTATAaagtatgtgtatgtgtgcaggGGTGtccacttgaataaaatattggggagggggacaggTAAGATCCgctgggccccctcaaatatttaattgggggtggggacgGGTTCCCTAGGAGTTGGATGTGTGCGCGTAGATCACAGTTTTTAAGAAATGCAGCCAAGATCGAAAAAAGGAGGCAGCCTATGAACGCatttgcaggtggggggggggagagaataaaattgtagagttggaaggggcactgAGGAATGCCTAGTTCAGCCCCTTGCAAagctggaatatgcagctgttccatatgggcatgagcctgcaaccttggtgttatcagcaacaCCCTCTAACCAACAAAGCTATCCAGGTTTCATTGGTTTttgtcatgtattttgtgttttaaacttctgttcttatgctgtgaaccgcGCTGGGATCTGTGGGTGAAGGgatgtatacaaattaaataaacaaataatttctCATTATGTATGTATTCATTTCATAAGATTTCCATGCCGCTTGTTTccgaaacaataaaattattgctcATTGCTTATTTAGCCATACGGCATGTCACAACTGtgctaaaaacaaattaactcATACAATTTTTCTAAATTTCCCAGGGAAGGTAGACCCAATAAGAATGTATTCAGTAGTGGcccaaaagaatacagtggtacctcgggttaagtacttaattcattccggaggtccgttcttaaactgaaattgttcttaacctgaagcaccactttagctaatggggcctcctgctgctgccgtgccaccggagcacgatttctgttctcatcctgaagcaaagttcttaacccgaggtactatttctgggttagcggagtctgtaacctgaagcgtctgtaacccgaggtactactgtacagtgaaggcacctaccAGATTTCattagggagggagttccaaagtgctgttGATCTGAAAGTAAAGTCAAAAGTGGGATGCACCTTCTTTTCTCGACATTGGTTTGAACAGCCATTGTATCCTTTGTTCAATTAACTTACTGAGATCTAGTCCAAAATCAGAACAAGGGGATAAGATTGTGTTGTCTCTGCCTACTGCAAATTGGTCTGAGATTGGAAACGAGCCCCTCTCGTCACAAACATATGCATTCCCATCACTTTATTTCACAAATCTCCCACCtgcacagcttcctgtgtttctcgtTTCTTAGGTGGCACAGGCCTcctttgtgttttgtatttt is from Podarcis raffonei isolate rPodRaf1 chromosome 3, rPodRaf1.pri, whole genome shotgun sequence and encodes:
- the GNMT gene encoding glycine N-methyltransferase: MVDSIYRTRSLGVAAEGLPDQYADGRAARVWQLYIGDTRSRTAEYKNWLVSLLRAQRCNTVLDVACGTGVDSIMLVEEGFRVTSVDASDKMLKYALKERWNRRKEDAFDHWVIEEANWLTLSEDLEKPGKGFDAVICLGNSFAHLPDFKGDQAAHKQALKNIASMVRPGGILVIDHRNYDYILETGCAPPGKNIYYKSDLTKDITTSVLLVNNKPNMVTLDYTVQVPPEGNDGSPGLSQFRLSYYPHRLEPFTELLKNAFQCPCEHSVLGDFKPYTPGQQYSPCYFIHVVKKTG